GAGGGGATACTTTCCCTGGCCATACCAGGCGACAAGATAAGCCTTTTCTGCCCTTGGATCGTCGAGAACGAGCAATTTGCGGGACCTGTTTTTCCCCCAGATACTATCCATCCAGTCGCCTTTTTCACTGTCTCCCGCGCCGGGGGAATCGTTTTCGATGAGATCCATGTTGAACAGGTACACCCCACCCTGCGGATTTTTCATAAGCATGTGCATGAAACCGTTGTCATAGAGCATCTGGGCGTCGCCGCCCCATTTCGTGGTTACCGGATCTCCCCGGGCAGCAAAAGATATTCCCAATATGGCAACAAGAAAACCAGACAGAATCAGCGACCTCTTTTCCATTTATTCCTCCTCTTTTTTAAAAATTTAATCTCTATGGGTTGAATTCCCCGCCGCTTGCGGCGTATGAAAAGAATAAACCTAACAAGATACCCCGCTGCTTGCGGCGGGGAGTTTCATAGAATCCTTTTAATATCCTCTCTTATCTACAATCGCCCGCACATCCTTGTCGTAAGCGCTTCCTCCGATCAGGTGACCGCCCATGTCGAAGCCGGGTGTCATGTCTGCCTCGATCATGCGGGCGACAAACTGGGCGTTGGTAATCCAGAGAGCGAGAGCAAACAGGATGCCCGTGGTGGGGCATATCTTCTTATCGAAACCGGAGACACTGAGCGCACCCTCACGTTCGGGAGAGTACGTCTCTATGTGCCAGTCGGCTATCTTGGACAGGTCTTTGCCGGTGCTGCCCTCGGTCCGAGCAGGGCCGATGTTGATGACTTTGGCCCCGACTGCCTTGACCGCCAGAGCCATTTCATAGTTTTCCTTGACATCAGAGTGTTCGCCGGAGATGATGACAAAATGACCGGGCTTCAACCGGTCCTTGTAACTGCCTGGGGAGATACCCTGGCTCATGGGGAGGCCAGATGCTCTTTGTTCATTCTCTGCATCCATCTCGCAGCCGTAACTGTAATTCCAGTAGCGGCCGCCGCCCCTGACGTATTCCACCATCGCCTTCGCTGCCTCGTCGATATGGCCGAGATCGGCAAGAATTTTCTTCCCCCGCTTACAAATGAGATTCACATATTCGAGGGCGCGGTCGGTGGACCCCATCGCCGCACCTCCCCTGACGCGTGCCGCGATCTCGGCGGTGAGCATCCAATAAAAAATACCGACCCCCTGGACGCATAGGGGGAATGCCCGAACTGAAGGGATCTCAGGGTAGGACAGGACGCCGCTGGTGAACGGGACTCCGGAGGTGAGCACGAGGTCCGAACAATCTTCTGTCAAGAGGCCATCGGTGAAAAGTAATTGATTCGTTTGACTGAGCACACCCTTTGGGGTTGTTTTGTTGGGCACATAGGGAACTCTGACACCAACGGTGAAAGCGCCGCGGTCGTGGGCGTCTTTCACCCGCTTCTTAGTCCAATCGAACAAAAGAAAATCACCTTTTCCGATGGAAGCATACATCTCGTCAGTGGCGCTCCAACGCCAGGTGTCCAAGTAACCGGGATTGCCGGGACGGTCCTTACGTAGTTCCGTAGTAAGCATATGACCGAGCATCGCCTGACTGTAAAGCTTTTTGCCGTTTTTGATTGTTTCAGTTGCTTTGTCCGCCGCTTGACCGATTATTGGAAGCTCGCTGGTTGCCTGGCGCTCCCAGACCTTGGCCGCCCAGTCGAAATATTGCTCACCATAAGGCTTCTGTTTCGGTTGCAACACCTTTTCCGCATAAGACCCGATTGGCATAGTGTACCCGGTGAATCCCAGAGCCGATCCGGCCATAATTTTTTTGGAGAAAGTTCTCCGTCTCATTCAGAATATCCTTATTATGCAAGTTGTTCGAGATGGTTCAGCGACGAGAGAATGGAGATTAAAGAAACAAAAATATGATAAAAGTGAGGAATGTGCAAGATTTGTTCTCCCTAAATAGCGTTCAGGGACGGCGAACCACGCGGAACCCGAAATTGCCGAGCCTGCCGGACGGGGGGTTGACGGCCCGGGCTGCCGACCGGCAGACACTGCCGCCGCTGTACCAGGCGCCGCCGCGGACAATACGGTTTGAACCAAATAGTGCTCCTGTGGGATTTATAGCATTATTAGCGGAAGTGTAGTCTTCATACCAGTCATTGCACCACTCCCACGCATTCCCGTGCATGTCGTACAATCCCCATGCGTTCGGTGTTTTCCGGCCTACGGGATGTGACTTATTACTGCTGTTCGAGAAATACCACCCCGCGCGGGCAAGGTCGCTCTCGGTATCTCCCGTGTAATAATTCGTCGTTGTTCCCCCCCTGCATGCATACTCCCACTCAGCCTCTGTCGGTAGACGGAACCCGCTCTTCGTGAAATCGCAATCCCCGGTACCCTCGTTGTAGCACGGCTGCAATCCGGCTTTTGCGTTCAATGCATTACAGTACTTGATCGCTTCCCACCAACTCACCTTCTCCATAGGCAGATTATCATTCGATAATCCCTTGAAATACGGCATATTCGATCGAATGACAGTTTTGAATTGCCCCTGAGTGATCTCGTACGCGCTCATAGAAAATGCCGAAAGAGTGACCGTGTGGACAGGCTCGGCAATTCCCGTTTTCCCCATCGAAAAACTCCCGGCGGGGATCGAAACCATCTTGACTTCCGGTCCACGAGAGCTGCAGGATGGAAAGAGGAGAACAATGAGACTTACTGGCAGGATAAGGATCAGCGCGGTTCTTTTCATGGCGAAGCCTCTGCAAGTGGGAATTATCAATGCAATTGGAATGTGAGCCAATTGCAAAAGTCGAGATTATTTTACGCAGCCCCCTTCCTGTCCTTTGGACATCCTTCCCCCTGAAGGGGGCAGAAAAAGACTGTGGAGCAACGACTTCCCTTGCCCCACATCGGGGGGAAAGGGACTGAGGTTTAGGGGGCTAAAATTAACACTTTGCCTTTTTTAGTATAAAAACGACTTTTGCAATTGGCTCATGTAATATTTATAATCATTCCAGACTCCCGATATGAAGCTCCCCCTCGCCCGCGATTATCGTGGGAGAGGGGGAATGGGGGTGAGGGGACTTCATCACTCCCGGTTCTTTTTCTTCTCTTCCTCTCCGTACAGTTTTTCCATAATCGCTTTATCGCGGGCCATTTCCTTCTGAAGGGCTGCAATCCCGACGTAAGTACCGAGCTGCATGGATTCCACCGCGGTGCTGGGAACGATCACCAGGGTGGCGTTGTGTTTCAGCCCTTCGTAGAGCATGTTCATGGCGCGGAGGTGCAGGGCGGTGGGATTCTCTATGTAGACGCGGGAAGCCTGATCGAATTTCTCGGCGATCTGGCGTTCCGAATCGCCGAGGATGACCCGCGCCTGGCGCTCACGCTCGGCTTGTGCCTGCATGGACATGGCATCCTGGAGGCTGGTGGGGATGAGAACATCGCGAATTTCCACCGAAAGCACCTTGATTCCCCATGTCCCGATACGGCTGCCGATAATACGCTGGAGCTCCCCATCGATCTTTTCACGGCCTTCCAGCATCTCGGAGAGGACTGTTTTTCCGATCACATCGCGGAGTGCGGTCTGGGAAGCCCAGCCGATAGTGCTCTGGTAATCCTCCACTTCGAGCGCGGTTTTTACCGGATCGATCACCTGCCAGAAGAGCACGGCATCCACATCCACCGGCACCGTGTCCTTGGTAAGGGTCTTTTCCGCCTTGAACGATGTGGTGATCACCCGGAGGTCGATCCAGTATGGCAGGGTGTCGATGATCGGGATGATGAAAAAGAGTCCGGGACCTTCGAGGGCGCTGAATCTCCCCAGTCTCAGTTTGACCGCGCGCTCCCACTGGTTCGCCACCTTGATGGAGGCGGCCAGGATAAGTCCCACCAGGAAGGCTGCTCCGGCAATCCAGAAATCGACTGCCTTTCCGGTTGTTTTAAAAAGATAGAACGACACCGCTACACCCGCCCCGAAGATGAGAATGAACAGAAGGGCCGGAAGAGAACTTTGCTGCCTCATGGTAAACCTCCTTTACCCATCG
Above is a genomic segment from Candidatus Latescibacter sp. containing:
- a CDS encoding slipin family protein; this translates as MRQQSSLPALLFILIFGAGVAVSFYLFKTTGKAVDFWIAGAAFLVGLILAASIKVANQWERAVKLRLGRFSALEGPGLFFIIPIIDTLPYWIDLRVITTSFKAEKTLTKDTVPVDVDAVLFWQVIDPVKTALEVEDYQSTIGWASQTALRDVIGKTVLSEMLEGREKIDGELQRIIGSRIGTWGIKVLSVEIRDVLIPTSLQDAMSMQAQAERERQARVILGDSERQIAEKFDQASRVYIENPTALHLRAMNMLYEGLKHNATLVIVPSTAVESMQLGTYVGIAALQKEMARDKAIMEKLYGEEEKKKNRE
- a CDS encoding formylglycine-generating enzyme family protein — encoded protein: MKRTALILILPVSLIVLLFPSCSSRGPEVKMVSIPAGSFSMGKTGIAEPVHTVTLSAFSMSAYEITQGQFKTVIRSNMPYFKGLSNDNLPMEKVSWWEAIKYCNALNAKAGLQPCYNEGTGDCDFTKSGFRLPTEAEWEYACRGGTTTNYYTGDTESDLARAGWYFSNSSNKSHPVGRKTPNAWGLYDMHGNAWEWCNDWYEDYTSANNAINPTGALFGSNRIVRGGAWYSGGSVCRSAARAVNPPSGRLGNFGFRVVRRP